One genomic segment of Candidatus Zixiibacteriota bacterium includes these proteins:
- a CDS encoding slipin family protein, with product MQFPFVLAIVVIFGFIFLFNLIKVLNEYERGVIFRLGRLIGAKGPGLIVLIPIIDRMRRIDLRVITYDIPPQDVITKDNVSVKVNAVLYFQVVDPNRAVVSVANFFEATSQIAQTTLRSVLGQVELDDLLTNRDKINAQLQDIIDGQTEPWGVKVSVVEVKNVDLPIEMQRAMAKQAEAERERRAKVIHADGEFQASQKLADAAKVLATAPNAMQLRFLQTLTEISAEKNSTIIFPVPIDLLTSFQKFLDRP from the coding sequence ATGCAGTTTCCTTTTGTCCTTGCAATCGTAGTAATTTTTGGATTCATCTTTTTATTCAACCTGATAAAGGTCCTGAATGAGTACGAGCGTGGAGTCATTTTCCGTCTGGGACGACTCATCGGCGCCAAAGGCCCGGGGCTCATCGTTCTTATTCCGATTATTGACCGTATGCGACGAATAGACCTTCGCGTTATCACATACGACATTCCCCCGCAGGATGTCATCACCAAAGACAACGTCTCGGTCAAAGTAAACGCTGTACTCTACTTCCAGGTCGTCGATCCCAATCGCGCTGTTGTCTCTGTCGCCAACTTTTTTGAAGCGACCTCACAGATTGCCCAGACCACGCTCCGCTCTGTATTGGGACAAGTAGAGCTCGATGACTTATTGACCAATCGCGACAAAATAAATGCTCAGCTCCAGGATATTATCGATGGACAGACCGAACCATGGGGTGTCAAAGTCAGCGTCGTCGAAGTCAAGAATGTCGATTTGCCTATCGAAATGCAGCGCGCGATGGCCAAACAAGCCGAAGCCGAGCGCGAGCGCCGGGCAAAAGTCATCCATGCCGATGGAGAGTTTCAGGCCTCCCAAAAATTAGCTGATGCCGCAAAAGTACTCGCTACGGCCCCAAACGCGATGCAGTTAAGATTTCTTCAGACGCTCACCGAGATTTCTGCGGAAAAAAACTCGACCATCATTTTCCCGGTTCCGATAGACCTGTTGACATCGTTCCAGAAGTTTCTTGACCGTCCATAA
- a CDS encoding glutamine synthetase family protein, whose protein sequence is MTKTKEDVLRLIDEAGVHNVRLCFTDILGRIKGMSITRSEIEAVLEQGQGFDGSSVEGFARIDESDLMAIPDPKTFRIIPWEVAGMKVAMMFCDIQNPDGTPYEGDPRHILKRQLKKLEEKGWTFYVGPELEFFYFENDKEPKILDSAGYFDYQSVDMGTLLVQKTVNALEMMDIPVECAHHEVAPSQHEIDLKYQESMVMADFVQVYRFIVKEVASQNNMHATFMPKPIFGENGSGMHCHMSLFNGDKNLFFDPKSEYNLSTTARQFTAGILAHVKEITLVLNQWVNSYKRLVPGYEAPVYISWGRRNRSSLVRIPMYRVGKEKATRIELRSPDPSANPYLTFALMLAAGLKGIDGKYELAKPIEQNIFKMNDEEKAAAKIDSLPGSLIEAIGLLENSKLARETLGEHVFNKLIANKRIEWDNFRIHVSDYEREKYLSIL, encoded by the coding sequence GTGACAAAAACTAAGGAAGATGTTTTAAGGCTGATAGACGAAGCCGGTGTCCACAACGTCCGGCTCTGTTTCACCGATATTCTCGGGCGAATCAAAGGGATGTCTATCACCCGGTCAGAGATTGAAGCGGTGCTGGAGCAGGGGCAGGGTTTTGATGGATCATCGGTTGAAGGCTTCGCCCGAATCGATGAGTCTGATCTGATGGCTATCCCCGATCCGAAAACTTTCCGCATTATCCCTTGGGAAGTTGCCGGGATGAAAGTCGCCATGATGTTCTGCGATATCCAAAACCCTGACGGGACTCCGTATGAGGGGGACCCGAGACACATTCTCAAACGCCAATTGAAAAAGCTCGAAGAAAAAGGATGGACATTTTATGTCGGTCCGGAACTTGAGTTTTTCTATTTCGAAAATGACAAAGAACCTAAGATTCTCGACAGCGCTGGATATTTCGATTACCAGTCAGTTGACATGGGTACTCTCCTCGTCCAAAAGACAGTTAACGCGCTTGAGATGATGGATATTCCGGTTGAGTGCGCCCACCACGAAGTAGCGCCCAGCCAGCATGAGATTGATTTGAAATACCAAGAGAGCATGGTGATGGCCGATTTTGTGCAGGTCTATCGTTTTATTGTCAAAGAAGTCGCCTCTCAAAATAATATGCATGCCACCTTTATGCCCAAACCAATCTTTGGCGAAAATGGTTCAGGTATGCACTGCCACATGTCGCTCTTCAATGGCGACAAAAATCTTTTCTTTGACCCGAAAAGTGAGTATAACCTTTCAACCACAGCTCGTCAGTTCACAGCCGGAATCCTCGCCCATGTCAAAGAAATCACGCTCGTTCTCAACCAATGGGTGAACTCCTACAAACGTCTGGTTCCCGGATACGAAGCCCCGGTCTATATCAGTTGGGGACGCCGCAACCGCTCAAGTCTCGTTCGTATCCCGATGTACCGAGTAGGCAAGGAAAAGGCCACCCGTATCGAGCTCCGCTCGCCGGATCCATCGGCAAACCCTTATTTGACGTTCGCTCTTATGTTGGCGGCAGGTCTTAAAGGAATCGATGGGAAGTACGAATTGGCCAAACCGATAGAACAGAATATTTTCAAGATGAACGATGAAGAAAAGGCCGCCGCTAAAATCGACAGCCTGCCCGGCTCGCTTATCGAGGCAATCGGTCTACTCGAAAACTCAAAACTCGCCCGTGAAACGCTGGGCGAACATGTTTTCAACAAACTCATCGCCAACAAGCGAATAGAATGGGATAACTTCCGAATCCATGTCTCTGATTACGAGCGGGAGAAATATCTCTCTATTCTCTGA
- the selB gene encoding selenocysteine-specific translation elongation factor: protein MIIIGTAGHIDHGKSSIVKRLTGTDPDRLPEEKARGMTIDLGFAFYSTSHGDDIAFVDVPGHERFVKNMIAGAGGIDVVMLVIAADDGWMPQSQEHFQIIRLLGIEQGIIIINKIDLAQNEWIDLLEKEVREKTAGSPLANVPIFRVSAATGEGFDPLIKFLNNLPAMIKQKDDIGKARLAIDRSFIQTGIGGVVTGTLRGGTLTQGQMVTVWPSGESGKIRSLQSMGYDADRVTPGTRVAVSLGGIDKVNLTRGGGVSDRADLSYFKENPVLALHMEMTVDALLELEDRRRALLLIGTSESKGEVRIFDAEALKPGESGIIFFRPDEPMYTLVGDHFILRLATPMITLGGGQVLDHFSVFPRRKELENLSYLKSRADFTTQSLILSELEKSIMTPETNFLENANISSNAIKLDIENLLVGGMIGRFGEHLFYYPTVAEIGKKLIEQMANIFKAQPHLRGIAPEALAKHISLSSSNVSVLMDYLVGSGSLVKVIDGYDIAGRTVTLKGIIKEAYETVMKELHAHPYAPPDISTFASKGKIYQQAIKHIIDSCEGYKCGSEFVFLFPVWQEVVSFVKDKLNTSTKLAVADLRDRFGFTRKYAIPILEETDRIQLTHREGDFRMKGNKFNDENPSL from the coding sequence ATGATCATCATAGGCACCGCCGGACATATCGACCATGGCAAGTCATCTATCGTCAAGCGGCTGACCGGTACTGATCCTGACAGACTGCCCGAGGAGAAAGCCCGTGGGATGACCATAGATCTGGGCTTTGCCTTCTATAGCACTTCGCATGGCGATGATATAGCCTTCGTCGATGTCCCCGGGCATGAACGCTTTGTAAAAAACATGATTGCAGGCGCAGGGGGAATAGATGTCGTCATGCTTGTTATAGCCGCTGACGACGGCTGGATGCCCCAGAGCCAGGAACATTTTCAGATAATTCGACTGCTCGGAATTGAGCAGGGCATCATCATCATCAACAAAATCGACCTCGCTCAAAATGAGTGGATTGACTTGCTCGAGAAGGAAGTACGTGAAAAGACAGCTGGCTCACCTCTTGCGAATGTCCCAATCTTTCGCGTCTCAGCGGCGACCGGAGAGGGATTCGATCCACTTATTAAATTTCTAAATAATCTTCCAGCGATGATCAAACAGAAAGACGACATTGGTAAAGCCCGTCTTGCAATAGACAGGTCCTTTATACAAACAGGAATTGGCGGGGTGGTTACCGGCACACTGCGTGGAGGTACATTGACCCAAGGTCAGATGGTGACGGTTTGGCCGTCGGGAGAATCGGGCAAAATTCGTTCGCTTCAATCGATGGGTTATGATGCAGACCGTGTAACTCCGGGAACAAGAGTTGCCGTCTCACTTGGAGGCATCGACAAAGTCAATCTTACCCGCGGGGGGGGAGTAAGCGACCGGGCTGATCTCTCTTACTTTAAAGAAAACCCTGTGCTTGCTCTTCACATGGAGATGACCGTAGATGCGCTACTGGAGCTTGAGGACCGTAGACGCGCGCTTTTGCTCATCGGAACAAGTGAATCCAAAGGCGAGGTCAGGATATTCGACGCCGAAGCATTGAAACCCGGCGAAAGCGGCATAATCTTTTTTCGACCGGATGAGCCGATGTACACACTTGTCGGTGATCACTTTATTCTTCGCCTGGCCACCCCAATGATCACACTTGGCGGAGGACAAGTTCTCGATCATTTTTCCGTATTTCCAAGGCGCAAGGAACTTGAAAACCTTTCGTATCTGAAATCAAGAGCAGACTTTACTACGCAATCTCTCATTCTCTCAGAGCTTGAAAAATCTATTATGACGCCCGAGACGAATTTTCTGGAGAATGCAAATATCTCATCTAATGCAATAAAGTTGGATATTGAAAACCTTCTGGTCGGGGGAATGATAGGACGATTCGGAGAGCATTTGTTTTATTATCCGACCGTCGCTGAAATCGGCAAAAAACTCATCGAACAAATGGCAAACATTTTTAAAGCCCAGCCCCATCTCAGAGGGATAGCTCCTGAAGCGCTCGCCAAGCATATTTCATTGTCATCTTCTAATGTGTCTGTTCTGATGGATTATCTTGTCGGCTCGGGTTCGCTGGTTAAAGTGATCGATGGATATGATATTGCCGGCAGGACGGTGACCCTGAAAGGAATTATCAAAGAAGCTTACGAGACAGTAATGAAAGAGCTGCATGCCCATCCATACGCACCTCCCGACATTAGCACTTTCGCCTCAAAAGGGAAGATCTATCAGCAGGCAATTAAGCATATTATTGACAGCTGTGAAGGATACAAATGCGGCTCTGAGTTTGTGTTCCTTTTCCCCGTGTGGCAGGAAGTTGTCTCATTTGTCAAAGACAAACTGAATACCTCAACCAAGCTGGCTGTGGCCGACCTTCGTGACCGATTCGGATTTACCCGCAAATACGCAATTCCAATTCTTGAAGAGACCGACAGAATCCAGTTGACCCACCGCGAGGGAGATTTCCGCATGAAAGGGAATAAGTTCAACGATGAAAATCCTTCTCTATAA
- the selA gene encoding L-seryl-tRNA(Sec) selenium transferase, which yields MAQKLITKLRDFPSIDELLSDDRLKAVSSLLPRQMVACVVRQTVERVKYDFSVKPVSLKEDELFIAISDDIEALNRYRIQPVINATGIVVHTNLGRSPLSESVFEAIKTTIIGYSNVEFDIEKGARGSRGEMCESYLALLSDAESGTVVNNCAAALFIILNTLANKKDVIISRGELVQIGGGFRIPDILKRAGAKLVEVGTTNITYLADYALAITDNTGLILKVHKSNFIQAGFSEEVPLAALVELGRSHEIPVCNDLGSGVFVQTEKILGYREPTVQQSVRAGVDLTCFSGDKMLGGVQSGLIVGNAKLIAKIKRNPLFRALRVDKIVFAVLEKLLSSYLSGTYMQDIKLWQILSVPESELYKRAKAIEANLGFPKEITVTGTKAYVGGGALPEADIPSVAIRFSEDYHAQGLAARFRRFSPPIIGRVENNTFLIDIKAVDSSQDAYLTTALRIIVDRSDLPRYE from the coding sequence ATGGCCCAAAAACTTATAACAAAGCTCAGAGATTTCCCCTCCATCGATGAACTGCTCAGTGATGACAGACTGAAAGCGGTTTCATCGCTATTACCGCGACAGATGGTGGCATGCGTCGTCCGCCAGACTGTTGAGAGAGTAAAATACGATTTTTCCGTAAAACCAGTTTCACTCAAAGAAGACGAGCTGTTTATCGCCATCTCTGATGATATCGAAGCCTTGAATAGGTATAGAATCCAGCCGGTCATAAACGCCACTGGGATAGTTGTCCATACAAATCTTGGACGTTCCCCGCTTTCGGAATCCGTATTCGAGGCCATCAAAACGACCATCATAGGATACAGTAACGTGGAGTTCGATATTGAAAAAGGCGCGCGGGGGAGCCGGGGAGAAATGTGTGAGAGCTACCTTGCTTTGCTCTCTGATGCCGAATCCGGAACAGTAGTCAATAATTGCGCCGCTGCGCTTTTCATAATTCTCAACACGCTGGCGAATAAAAAAGATGTTATCATCTCTCGCGGCGAACTGGTCCAAATCGGAGGGGGATTCCGCATTCCAGACATATTGAAACGCGCCGGAGCCAAATTGGTCGAGGTGGGGACAACAAACATTACATATCTCGCAGATTATGCTTTGGCCATTACCGACAATACCGGACTGATACTCAAAGTTCATAAAAGTAATTTCATCCAAGCCGGGTTCAGCGAAGAAGTTCCTCTGGCTGCCCTTGTTGAACTCGGACGAAGCCATGAAATCCCGGTCTGCAATGATTTAGGCAGCGGAGTCTTTGTTCAGACCGAAAAAATACTCGGATATCGGGAGCCCACAGTCCAACAGTCAGTCAGGGCCGGGGTAGATCTGACCTGTTTTTCGGGAGATAAAATGCTTGGTGGCGTTCAGTCCGGTTTGATTGTCGGGAATGCCAAACTTATTGCAAAGATTAAGAGGAACCCGCTCTTTAGAGCATTGAGGGTCGACAAGATTGTTTTTGCGGTGCTTGAGAAACTGCTGTCGTCGTACCTGAGCGGGACATACATGCAAGACATAAAACTCTGGCAGATTCTCTCAGTTCCTGAATCTGAATTATATAAGCGGGCCAAAGCTATCGAAGCAAATCTCGGATTTCCCAAAGAGATTACCGTAACCGGCACAAAAGCCTACGTTGGGGGGGGAGCGCTTCCCGAAGCCGACATACCATCAGTCGCGATTCGCTTTTCGGAGGATTATCATGCCCAAGGACTGGCGGCGCGTTTTCGTCGTTTTTCACCGCCCATAATCGGACGCGTAGAGAACAATACTTTCCTTATAGATATTAAAGCCGTCGATTCATCACAGGACGCCTATTTGACGACAGCTCTCCGCATCATTGTCGACCGAAGCGACCTCCCCAGATACGAATGA
- a CDS encoding M28 family peptidase has translation MTLEYLVPILSAILLLGCASKISTTDFDGAQALTYIEQQVAFGPRVPGSVASAECRDYLKRHFVSKGLAVDSQSMTFDDPYSNNQIPLVNLIASFRGDKSDSKAILLMAHYDCRPRAEHAFDSSKSELAIDGANDAGSGVAILMELANMLAVSAPVANVDLVCVDGEDWGKPGDGDWYLLGSRHFASLGIRDKYHFGIVIDMVGDKSQQIYREFYSQTFVPTLNDYIWKTASQLNVTTFIDSVKYPIQDDHLSLNAGGVPSVVLIDFDYIYWHTEHDTPDKCSAESLANVGRVIAHILYNSSQWPKNL, from the coding sequence ATGACACTCGAATATCTTGTACCAATACTGAGCGCAATTCTTCTTCTGGGCTGTGCCTCAAAGATTAGCACTACAGATTTTGACGGCGCACAGGCCCTAACCTACATAGAACAGCAGGTTGCCTTTGGCCCTCGGGTTCCAGGAAGTGTTGCATCGGCGGAATGCAGAGACTACCTCAAGAGGCACTTTGTCTCCAAAGGCTTGGCTGTGGACAGCCAGTCGATGACTTTTGACGATCCCTATTCAAACAATCAGATTCCGCTTGTAAACCTTATTGCAAGTTTTAGAGGCGACAAATCGGATTCCAAAGCCATCCTGCTTATGGCGCACTATGATTGCCGTCCCCGCGCAGAACACGCTTTCGACTCGTCCAAGAGTGAACTTGCAATTGATGGAGCCAACGATGCCGGCTCAGGTGTTGCCATATTAATGGAATTGGCCAATATGCTTGCCGTGTCCGCGCCTGTCGCTAATGTAGATTTGGTCTGTGTCGATGGAGAGGACTGGGGCAAACCCGGAGACGGTGATTGGTATTTGTTGGGATCGCGTCATTTTGCGTCTCTTGGAATCCGGGATAAATATCATTTCGGAATCGTCATAGATATGGTTGGAGACAAAAGCCAGCAGATTTACCGCGAATTTTATTCTCAGACATTTGTACCGACACTCAATGATTATATTTGGAAAACAGCATCGCAGCTAAATGTGACTACTTTTATCGATTCGGTAAAATATCCGATACAGGATGACCATCTATCGCTAAATGCCGGAGGAGTGCCATCTGTTGTTCTCATTGATTTCGATTACATCTACTGGCACACAGAACATGACACGCCCGATAAATGCTCAGCAGAATCATTGGCGAATGTCGGACGAGTAATTGCGCACATACTTTACAATTCATCGCAATGGCCCAAAAACTTATAA
- a CDS encoding nodulation protein NfeD, with amino-acid sequence MRRKIVPIFICVCFMGGLLSLVAGSLLRADTTTITDTTEKIVAESTVSDSLSAVSPDRESGSLVYTLFIEGPIGVVTDDRIGSAIAEAEGAKADLLIIILDTPGGFSAPTWSISKRFFASEVPVCVYIAPSGARAGSAGVYMTYAAHFAAMAPSTNIGAAHPVGGGGQQPDSIMNEKITNDAVAQIKAAAERRGRNGDWAEKAVRQSVSITNTEALALDVIDFVASDIDDLLEQINGRETETGLGKTTVKIINPKIEEIPLTFVQKLLQFITHPDVAFILFSLGGLGIVIELYNPGAILPGIVGAISLILSFYAFQTLPINWAGVALILLAIVMFILEIKIISHGLLTIGGIIALFLGGLMLIDTVDPVLRVSLTVLITTAILIGATAAAVLWLAMKAQQRQPFTGVEGMIGRQGQVRKGGFIYVEGALWKYLSDAPLESGDRVEVTAMNNLTLTVRKVS; translated from the coding sequence ATGCGACGAAAAATAGTACCGATTTTTATCTGTGTCTGTTTTATGGGCGGACTCCTTTCACTTGTAGCCGGTTCACTCCTTCGCGCTGACACCACAACAATCACTGATACGACCGAAAAAATTGTCGCGGAAAGCACTGTATCTGATAGTTTGTCGGCTGTCAGTCCTGACCGTGAATCCGGTAGTCTTGTCTACACCCTCTTCATCGAGGGGCCAATCGGTGTTGTCACCGATGATCGTATTGGGTCAGCAATTGCCGAAGCCGAAGGAGCGAAGGCGGACCTCTTGATAATTATCTTGGACACACCCGGTGGATTCAGCGCGCCCACATGGTCAATCAGCAAACGATTTTTTGCCAGCGAAGTCCCAGTTTGCGTCTACATCGCTCCCTCCGGCGCACGGGCCGGTTCGGCTGGAGTATATATGACCTACGCCGCGCATTTTGCCGCAATGGCTCCCTCGACCAATATCGGAGCGGCTCATCCGGTTGGCGGCGGGGGGCAACAGCCGGACTCCATAATGAATGAAAAAATAACGAACGATGCTGTCGCCCAGATAAAGGCCGCCGCTGAGCGACGCGGGCGAAATGGCGACTGGGCCGAGAAGGCGGTTCGGCAATCGGTATCAATTACAAATACTGAAGCTCTTGCGCTCGATGTCATAGATTTTGTTGCTTCCGACATTGACGATCTTCTGGAGCAGATCAATGGTCGCGAGACCGAGACGGGGCTTGGGAAAACCACCGTCAAGATTATCAATCCAAAAATCGAAGAGATTCCACTCACATTTGTCCAAAAACTTCTGCAGTTTATTACCCATCCCGATGTTGCCTTCATTCTTTTTTCGTTGGGTGGTCTTGGAATTGTAATTGAGTTATACAATCCTGGGGCCATTCTCCCGGGTATAGTGGGCGCGATTTCACTTATTCTCTCGTTTTATGCCTTTCAGACACTTCCTATTAACTGGGCCGGTGTGGCGCTGATACTCCTTGCCATTGTTATGTTCATCTTGGAAATAAAGATAATTTCTCATGGCCTGCTTACAATCGGCGGAATAATAGCCTTGTTCCTCGGAGGACTCATGCTTATTGATACTGTGGATCCGGTGTTGCGAGTATCACTGACGGTTCTCATCACCACAGCAATTCTCATCGGTGCGACAGCCGCGGCTGTCCTCTGGTTGGCAATGAAAGCCCAGCAAAGACAGCCCTTCACCGGCGTGGAGGGAATGATTGGCAGACAAGGCCAGGTAAGAAAAGGAGGTTTTATTTATGTCGAGGGAGCGCTCTGGAAGTATCTGAGCGATGCTCCTCTTGAATCGGGGGATAGAGTCGAAGTGACCGCCATGAATAACCTGACACTAACCGTTAGAAAAGTTTCCTGA
- a CDS encoding amidohydrolase, with the protein MKILLYNGCVHTQSNGQVVDSIVIDKEKIVVVGNNLRNSADFRNFRRLDLKKKMVVPGLVDAHAHLYYFAMSLGRVSLHGLTSITACLSKIEQFAKTVPRGGWIVGEGYSPEGFKTRQEPDRYMLDSVSAGRPAFVFAKDHHSVWVNSKALEIAGITSATSDPKDGEIVRFPDKMPTGILREAIAFEYMFSFIPLPSKSEMNGLYDKTLGIAYCKGVTGVHSFDSPIALPFYLERAEKNTLGLRINHYPRVQMLPDLIKSKTRYGTGTEFFRFAGIKLFADGTLGSQTALCFKPFIGSKNNCGIETASKSDMLLAAKQAAHLGFPCAIHAIGDKAVSNVLDVYESAPRLMNGARHRIEHLQLIRRSDIARFKKLHVIASMQPSHCPSDIEMIHRSWGKRGKDTYLFKTLRKRGIHLAFGSDVPIEPLDPLAGIAAAVRRSLPNKRTRFYPEERLSVTEAIHGFTAGAAYACGQEHCRGYLQTGYPADLTILEHDITAVTPARVENTEILATIIDGEIKYLHSSLKL; encoded by the coding sequence ATGAAAATCCTTCTCTATAACGGCTGTGTCCACACACAATCAAATGGACAGGTCGTGGATTCAATTGTTATAGACAAGGAGAAAATTGTCGTCGTAGGGAACAATCTTCGCAATTCAGCAGACTTTAGAAACTTTCGGCGTCTCGACCTTAAGAAAAAAATGGTCGTGCCCGGTTTGGTAGATGCTCACGCGCATTTATATTATTTCGCCATGTCTCTGGGACGCGTTTCGCTTCATGGCTTGACCTCAATAACCGCCTGTCTGAGCAAAATCGAACAGTTTGCGAAAACCGTCCCGCGTGGCGGATGGATAGTCGGAGAAGGCTACTCGCCCGAAGGTTTCAAAACTCGCCAAGAGCCGGACCGCTATATGCTCGACAGCGTCAGCGCAGGGCGGCCGGCATTTGTATTCGCCAAAGACCACCATTCAGTCTGGGTGAACAGCAAAGCCCTGGAAATAGCAGGTATAACCTCAGCGACCTCCGATCCTAAAGACGGCGAGATCGTGCGTTTTCCCGATAAAATGCCAACAGGCATTTTACGCGAGGCCATAGCCTTCGAGTATATGTTCAGTTTTATTCCGCTGCCATCCAAAAGTGAAATGAATGGCCTGTATGATAAAACCCTTGGAATAGCATACTGTAAAGGCGTCACAGGCGTGCATTCTTTCGACAGTCCTATCGCGCTGCCATTCTATCTGGAGCGGGCCGAAAAAAATACTTTAGGCTTACGGATCAATCACTATCCCCGAGTACAGATGTTGCCTGACCTGATTAAGAGCAAAACCCGTTATGGGACGGGCACTGAGTTCTTTCGTTTTGCAGGAATAAAGCTTTTCGCCGATGGCACTCTTGGCAGCCAAACCGCTCTCTGTTTCAAGCCCTTCATTGGTTCGAAAAACAACTGCGGAATCGAAACTGCTTCAAAATCGGACATGCTCCTCGCCGCCAAACAGGCCGCCCATCTCGGATTTCCATGTGCAATCCATGCCATAGGAGACAAGGCCGTTTCAAATGTGCTCGATGTCTACGAGTCTGCCCCGCGACTCATGAATGGGGCGAGACATCGTATAGAGCATTTGCAACTGATTCGCAGAAGCGACATCGCCCGTTTCAAAAAGCTGCATGTTATCGCCTCAATGCAGCCATCGCACTGTCCCTCAGATATCGAAATGATCCATCGTTCTTGGGGAAAGCGAGGCAAGGACACCTATCTTTTCAAAACATTAAGGAAGCGCGGCATTCATCTCGCGTTCGGCTCCGATGTCCCCATTGAGCCGCTTGACCCGCTTGCAGGGATAGCCGCTGCTGTCAGACGGTCACTGCCAAACAAAAGGACACGATTTTATCCCGAAGAAAGGCTTTCTGTCACCGAAGCCATCCACGGTTTCACCGCTGGTGCGGCCTATGCCTGCGGTCAGGAGCACTGCCGAGGCTATCTGCAGACAGGCTATCCAGCCGATTTGACTATCCTTGAGCACGATATCACCGCGGTTACTCCTGCGAGAGTTGAAAATACCGAGATCCTCGCGACCATCATAGATGGTGAAATCAAGTACCTTCATTCTTCGCTCAAGCTTTAG
- a CDS encoding dCMP deaminase family protein, whose product MTTKRTDYISWEEYFMAVAQLSAHRSKDPSTQVGACVVNKTKRIIGIGYNGFPSGLSDDELPWAREGAYLDTKYPYVCHAEMNAITNASNKPELDGASLYVSLFPCNECAKLIVQVGIKEVVYLSDKYADKDMFIAARRIFGMAKVNCRQLIPSRKSITITLE is encoded by the coding sequence ATGACTACTAAACGAACAGATTATATCAGCTGGGAAGAATATTTTATGGCGGTCGCTCAGCTCTCTGCGCATCGTTCGAAAGACCCGAGCACTCAGGTCGGAGCATGTGTTGTCAATAAAACCAAACGCATTATAGGCATCGGCTACAATGGCTTTCCCAGTGGACTGAGCGATGACGAACTTCCTTGGGCTCGAGAAGGGGCGTATCTTGATACGAAATACCCCTACGTCTGCCATGCCGAAATGAATGCAATAACCAATGCCTCCAATAAACCCGAGCTCGACGGCGCGTCGCTCTATGTTTCGCTCTTTCCATGCAACGAATGCGCGAAACTGATTGTACAAGTTGGTATAAAAGAAGTGGTCTATCTGTCAGACAAGTATGCTGATAAGGATATGTTCATCGCCGCCAGACGCATTTTTGGAATGGCCAAAGTGAACTGTCGGCAGTTGATACCGAGCAGAAAGTCGATAACAATTACTCTTGAGTGA